A segment of the Natronincola ferrireducens genome:
CAGATTTTACACCTCTTAAGTATTTCCCAAGATTTTTGGCTTTTGCATTTGTATTTGCTTGAGTAGTCATTTCGACTTCACATCCTTTTTGCCAAAGTTTTTTATTTGGTTTCTTTGTGAGCTGTATGGCTTCTGCAGAACTTGCAATATTTCTTCATTTCCATACGATCTGGATTGTTTTTCTTGTTTTTTGTTGTATTATAATTTCTTTGCTTGCATTCTGTACATGCTAATGTGATTTTTACACGCACCGGTTACACCTCCTAAAACCACGACCTTTAAAGGTTTTCAATAAATTTATAAGTATAAGGTATACATATCTTCCATTATACAATCATCACCTAATAAAATCTATCATATTTTGATTTTTATGTCAACGAAAAAAACATACCTACAACAACAAATCAGCTGAAAAAAATTGGTTATTTTCATTATGCCCATTTTAATAGGATTTTTACCTTTGAATTTTCCTACCTATAGGAAGGACTAGGTTAATCTAGTCCTTCCTTTCCATTTAACCTTATTCAATAATAGAAGCAACTACTCCAGCACCTACAGTTCTTCCACCTTCACGGATAGCGAATCTTAGTCCTTCTTCTGTAGCAATCGGGCTAA
Coding sequences within it:
- the rpmG gene encoding 50S ribosomal protein L33, with product MRVKITLACTECKQRNYNTTKNKKNNPDRMEMKKYCKFCRSHTAHKETK
- a CDS encoding EF-Tu C-terminal domain-related protein, which codes for SPIATEEGLRFAIREGGRTVGAGVVASIIE